From Oncorhynchus keta strain PuntledgeMale-10-30-2019 chromosome 25, Oket_V2, whole genome shotgun sequence, one genomic window encodes:
- the LOC118358542 gene encoding dual specificity protein phosphatase CDC14A-like isoform X7, producing the protein MKRKSEKRRPESRKKRFAAQREEAEPKSDIYISIISDQLYFAILQQKIKSTADRHFFCIDEELSYENFYADFGPLNLAMFYRFCCKLTKKLKSFTLAKKKIVFYTCGDNKKQANAAYLIGSYAVMHLQKTPEEAYSLLVSRNSTYLSFRDASFGTCMYNLNILDCLRAIYKALQFGWLDFSQFDVEEYEHYERAENGDFNWIIPGKFLAFSGPHPKSKIENGYPLHAPEAYFPYFRKHNITAIVRLNKKMYDAKRFTDMGFEHHDLFFVDGSTPNDAIVRKFLNICENADGAIAVHCKAGLGRTGTLIGCYMMKHYRLTASEAIAWMRICRPGSVIGPQQNFVEDKQISLWSEGDVFREKMNEQENGKLAVTRILSGVDDITINGSNKSRMSIKEEAELYSDDEERNGITQGDKLRALKSKRQARTTTGSLSWLVAMLLSSLCSLALWWIVYGFPSSILHFCIDGLGFH; encoded by the exons ATGAAGCGCAAAAGCGAGAAGAGGCGACCCGAGTCAAGGAAAAAGCGTTTTGCAGCTCAAAGAGAGGAGGCGGAGCCAAAGTCAGATATTTACATTAGTATAATATCAG aTCAACTGTATTTCGCCATACTGCAGCAGAAGATTAAAAGCACAGCTGACAGACATTTCTTCTGCATAGATGAAGAGCTGTCATATGAGAA cTTCTATGCAGACTTTGGCCCGCTCAACCTGGCCATGTTCTATCGCTTTTGTTGCAAACTCACTAAAAAGCTCAAG TCATTCACACTAGCAAAGAAGAAGATAGTCTTCTATACCTGTGGAGATAATAAGAAACAAGCCAATGCTGCCTATCTTATTGGTTCATATGCA GTGATGCATTTGCAGAAGACGCCAGAGGAAGCCTACAGTCTACTGGTGTCCAGGAACTCTACCTATCTGTccttcag AGATGCCTCTTTTGGAACATGTATGTACAATCTGAACATTCTAGACTGCCTGCGCGCCATATACAAG GCTCTGCAGTTTGGCTGGCTTGATTTCTCCCAGTTTGATGTGGAGGAATACGAGCATTATGAG AGAGCAGAAAATGGAGATTTCAACTGGATTATTCCTGGGAAGTTCCTAGCCTTCAGCGGCCCTCATCCAAAAAGCAAAATAGAGAACG GTTACCCTCTCCATGCCCCCGAGGCCTACTTTCCTTATTTCAGGAAACACAACATCACAGCCATCGTCCGTCTCAACAAGAAGATGTACGATGCCAAGCGCTTCACTGACATGGGCTTTGAGCACCACGACCTCTTCTTCGTGGACGGAAGCACGCCAAATGATGCCATCGTCCGGAAGTTCCTCAACATCTGTGAGAATGCAGATGGAGCTATCGCTGTTCACTGCAAAG CGGGTCTGGGACGAACAGGCACTCTGATAGGCTGTTACATGATGAAGCACTACCGCCTGACTGCGTCTGAGGCCATCGCCTGGATGAGGATCTGCCGGCCAGGATCAGTCATCGGACCACAACAAAACTTTGTGGAAGA TAAGCAGATCAGCTTGTGGTCGGAGGGAGATGTTTTCCGGGAGAAGATGAACGAGCAGGAGAACGGCAAGCTGGCCGTCACCAGAATCCTGTCGGGGGTTGATGATATCACTATCAACGGCAGCAACAAAAGCAGGATGTCCATAAAGGAAGAGGCAGAACTG TATAGTGACGATGAGGAGAGGAATGGCATCACCCAGGGTGATAAACTGCGAGCCCTGAAGAGCAAGAGGCAGGCGAGAACAACTACAGGTTCCCTTTC ATGGTTGGTAGCCATGCTGCTCTCGTCCCTGTGTAGCCTTGCCCTGTGGTGGATTGTGTATGGCTTCCCTTCTTCCATCCTGCATTTCTGTATAGACGGGTTAGGATTTCACTGA
- the LOC118358542 gene encoding dual specificity protein phosphatase CDC14C-like isoform X4 — translation MKRKSEKRRPESRKKRFAAQREEAEPKSDIYISIISDQLYFAILQQKIKSTADRHFFCIDEELSYENFYADFGPLNLAMFYRFCCKLTKKLKSFTLAKKKIVFYTCGDNKKQANAAYLIGSYAVMHLQKTPEEAYSLLVSRNSTYLSFRDASFGTCMYNLNILDCLRAIYKALQFGWLDFSQFDVEEYEHYERAENGDFNWIIPGKFLAFSGPHPKSKIENGYPLHAPEAYFPYFRKHNITAIVRLNKKMYDAKRFTDMGFEHHDLFFVDGSTPNDAIVRKFLNICENADGAIAVHCKAGLGRTGTLIGCYMMKHYRLTASEAIAWMRICRPGSVIGPQQNFVEDKQISLWSEGDVFREKMNEQENGKLAVTRILSGVDDITINGSNKSRMSIKEEAELYSDDEERNGITQGDKLRALKSKRQARTTTGSLSQEENKIHTRSSSQSLSSPCSSRLARSLGSMHVVASDREPVCCESSGCHRDTASNTGSTGNLPNLNMLQAPQKTHCVQRTENSMFFTINALYETMSLHTQS, via the exons ATGAAGCGCAAAAGCGAGAAGAGGCGACCCGAGTCAAGGAAAAAGCGTTTTGCAGCTCAAAGAGAGGAGGCGGAGCCAAAGTCAGATATTTACATTAGTATAATATCAG aTCAACTGTATTTCGCCATACTGCAGCAGAAGATTAAAAGCACAGCTGACAGACATTTCTTCTGCATAGATGAAGAGCTGTCATATGAGAA cTTCTATGCAGACTTTGGCCCGCTCAACCTGGCCATGTTCTATCGCTTTTGTTGCAAACTCACTAAAAAGCTCAAG TCATTCACACTAGCAAAGAAGAAGATAGTCTTCTATACCTGTGGAGATAATAAGAAACAAGCCAATGCTGCCTATCTTATTGGTTCATATGCA GTGATGCATTTGCAGAAGACGCCAGAGGAAGCCTACAGTCTACTGGTGTCCAGGAACTCTACCTATCTGTccttcag AGATGCCTCTTTTGGAACATGTATGTACAATCTGAACATTCTAGACTGCCTGCGCGCCATATACAAG GCTCTGCAGTTTGGCTGGCTTGATTTCTCCCAGTTTGATGTGGAGGAATACGAGCATTATGAG AGAGCAGAAAATGGAGATTTCAACTGGATTATTCCTGGGAAGTTCCTAGCCTTCAGCGGCCCTCATCCAAAAAGCAAAATAGAGAACG GTTACCCTCTCCATGCCCCCGAGGCCTACTTTCCTTATTTCAGGAAACACAACATCACAGCCATCGTCCGTCTCAACAAGAAGATGTACGATGCCAAGCGCTTCACTGACATGGGCTTTGAGCACCACGACCTCTTCTTCGTGGACGGAAGCACGCCAAATGATGCCATCGTCCGGAAGTTCCTCAACATCTGTGAGAATGCAGATGGAGCTATCGCTGTTCACTGCAAAG CGGGTCTGGGACGAACAGGCACTCTGATAGGCTGTTACATGATGAAGCACTACCGCCTGACTGCGTCTGAGGCCATCGCCTGGATGAGGATCTGCCGGCCAGGATCAGTCATCGGACCACAACAAAACTTTGTGGAAGA TAAGCAGATCAGCTTGTGGTCGGAGGGAGATGTTTTCCGGGAGAAGATGAACGAGCAGGAGAACGGCAAGCTGGCCGTCACCAGAATCCTGTCGGGGGTTGATGATATCACTATCAACGGCAGCAACAAAAGCAGGATGTCCATAAAGGAAGAGGCAGAACTG TATAGTGACGATGAGGAGAGGAATGGCATCACCCAGGGTGATAAACTGCGAGCCCTGAAGAGCAAGAGGCAGGCGAGAACAACTACAGGTTCCCTTTC ACAAGAAGAGAACAAGATTCACACCAGGTCCTCATCGCAGTCTTTAAG CTCCCCATGCAGCTCCAGACTAGCCAGGTCTCTAGGCAGCATGCATGTAGTGGCCAGCGACAGAGAGCCAGTGTGCTGTGAGTCCAGTGGCTGCCATAGAGACACAGCCAGCAACACAGGCAGCACAGGCAACCTACCCAACCTAAACATGCTGCAGGCCCCTCAGAAG ACGCACTGTGTCCAGAGGACGGAAAACTCGATGTTCTTTACAATCAATGCGCTTTACGAGACTATG TCACTCCATACCCAAAGCTAG
- the LOC118358542 gene encoding dual specificity protein phosphatase CDC14C-like isoform X1 → MKRKSEKRRPESRKKRFAAQREEAEPKSDIYISIISDQLYFAILQQKIKSTADRHFFCIDEELSYENFYADFGPLNLAMFYRFCCKLTKKLKSFTLAKKKIVFYTCGDNKKQANAAYLIGSYAVMHLQKTPEEAYSLLVSRNSTYLSFRDASFGTCMYNLNILDCLRAIYKALQFGWLDFSQFDVEEYEHYERAENGDFNWIIPGKFLAFSGPHPKSKIENGYPLHAPEAYFPYFRKHNITAIVRLNKKMYDAKRFTDMGFEHHDLFFVDGSTPNDAIVRKFLNICENADGAIAVHCKAGLGRTGTLIGCYMMKHYRLTASEAIAWMRICRPGSVIGPQQNFVEDKQISLWSEGDVFREKMNEQENGKLAVTRILSGVDDITINGSNKSRMSIKEEAELYSDDEERNGITQGDKLRALKSKRQARTTTGSLSQEENKIHTRSSSQSLRILLQSSGPDASDNRKRTRTSLPANSVGGSSPCSSRLARSLGSMHVVASDREPVCCESSGCHRDTASNTGSTGNLPNLNMLQAPQKTHCVQRTENSMFFTINALYETMSLHTQS, encoded by the exons ATGAAGCGCAAAAGCGAGAAGAGGCGACCCGAGTCAAGGAAAAAGCGTTTTGCAGCTCAAAGAGAGGAGGCGGAGCCAAAGTCAGATATTTACATTAGTATAATATCAG aTCAACTGTATTTCGCCATACTGCAGCAGAAGATTAAAAGCACAGCTGACAGACATTTCTTCTGCATAGATGAAGAGCTGTCATATGAGAA cTTCTATGCAGACTTTGGCCCGCTCAACCTGGCCATGTTCTATCGCTTTTGTTGCAAACTCACTAAAAAGCTCAAG TCATTCACACTAGCAAAGAAGAAGATAGTCTTCTATACCTGTGGAGATAATAAGAAACAAGCCAATGCTGCCTATCTTATTGGTTCATATGCA GTGATGCATTTGCAGAAGACGCCAGAGGAAGCCTACAGTCTACTGGTGTCCAGGAACTCTACCTATCTGTccttcag AGATGCCTCTTTTGGAACATGTATGTACAATCTGAACATTCTAGACTGCCTGCGCGCCATATACAAG GCTCTGCAGTTTGGCTGGCTTGATTTCTCCCAGTTTGATGTGGAGGAATACGAGCATTATGAG AGAGCAGAAAATGGAGATTTCAACTGGATTATTCCTGGGAAGTTCCTAGCCTTCAGCGGCCCTCATCCAAAAAGCAAAATAGAGAACG GTTACCCTCTCCATGCCCCCGAGGCCTACTTTCCTTATTTCAGGAAACACAACATCACAGCCATCGTCCGTCTCAACAAGAAGATGTACGATGCCAAGCGCTTCACTGACATGGGCTTTGAGCACCACGACCTCTTCTTCGTGGACGGAAGCACGCCAAATGATGCCATCGTCCGGAAGTTCCTCAACATCTGTGAGAATGCAGATGGAGCTATCGCTGTTCACTGCAAAG CGGGTCTGGGACGAACAGGCACTCTGATAGGCTGTTACATGATGAAGCACTACCGCCTGACTGCGTCTGAGGCCATCGCCTGGATGAGGATCTGCCGGCCAGGATCAGTCATCGGACCACAACAAAACTTTGTGGAAGA TAAGCAGATCAGCTTGTGGTCGGAGGGAGATGTTTTCCGGGAGAAGATGAACGAGCAGGAGAACGGCAAGCTGGCCGTCACCAGAATCCTGTCGGGGGTTGATGATATCACTATCAACGGCAGCAACAAAAGCAGGATGTCCATAAAGGAAGAGGCAGAACTG TATAGTGACGATGAGGAGAGGAATGGCATCACCCAGGGTGATAAACTGCGAGCCCTGAAGAGCAAGAGGCAGGCGAGAACAACTACAGGTTCCCTTTC ACAAGAAGAGAACAAGATTCACACCAGGTCCTCATCGCAGTCTTTAAG GATTCTCCTGCAGTCTAGTGGGCCTGATGCCTCAGACAATAGGAAGAGAACCAGAACCTCGCTGCCTGCCAACAGTGTGGGGGGCAG CTCCCCATGCAGCTCCAGACTAGCCAGGTCTCTAGGCAGCATGCATGTAGTGGCCAGCGACAGAGAGCCAGTGTGCTGTGAGTCCAGTGGCTGCCATAGAGACACAGCCAGCAACACAGGCAGCACAGGCAACCTACCCAACCTAAACATGCTGCAGGCCCCTCAGAAG ACGCACTGTGTCCAGAGGACGGAAAACTCGATGTTCTTTACAATCAATGCGCTTTACGAGACTATG TCACTCCATACCCAAAGCTAG
- the LOC118358542 gene encoding dual specificity protein phosphatase CDC14C-like isoform X3, which yields MKRKSEKRRPESRKKRFAAQREEAEPKSDIYISIISDQLYFAILQQKIKSTADRHFFCIDEELSYENFYADFGPLNLAMFYRFCCKLTKKLKSFTLAKKKIVFYTCGDNKKQANAAYLIGSYAVMHLQKTPEEAYSLLVSRNSTYLSFRDASFGTCMYNLNILDCLRAIYKALQFGWLDFSQFDVEEYEHYERAENGDFNWIIPGKFLAFSGPHPKSKIENGYPLHAPEAYFPYFRKHNITAIVRLNKKMYDAKRFTDMGFEHHDLFFVDGSTPNDAIVRKFLNICENADGAIAVHCKAGLGRTGTLIGCYMMKHYRLTASEAIAWMRICRPGSVIGPQQNFVEDKQISLWSEGDVFREKMNEQENGKLAVTRILSGVDDITINGSNKSRMSIKEEAELYSDDEERNGITQGDKLRALKSKRQARTTTGSLSQEENKIHTRSSSQSLRILLQSSGPDASDNRKRTRTSLPANSVGGSSPCSSRLARSLGSMHVVASDREPVCCESSGCHRDTASNTGSTGNLPNLNMLQAPQKSLHTQS from the exons ATGAAGCGCAAAAGCGAGAAGAGGCGACCCGAGTCAAGGAAAAAGCGTTTTGCAGCTCAAAGAGAGGAGGCGGAGCCAAAGTCAGATATTTACATTAGTATAATATCAG aTCAACTGTATTTCGCCATACTGCAGCAGAAGATTAAAAGCACAGCTGACAGACATTTCTTCTGCATAGATGAAGAGCTGTCATATGAGAA cTTCTATGCAGACTTTGGCCCGCTCAACCTGGCCATGTTCTATCGCTTTTGTTGCAAACTCACTAAAAAGCTCAAG TCATTCACACTAGCAAAGAAGAAGATAGTCTTCTATACCTGTGGAGATAATAAGAAACAAGCCAATGCTGCCTATCTTATTGGTTCATATGCA GTGATGCATTTGCAGAAGACGCCAGAGGAAGCCTACAGTCTACTGGTGTCCAGGAACTCTACCTATCTGTccttcag AGATGCCTCTTTTGGAACATGTATGTACAATCTGAACATTCTAGACTGCCTGCGCGCCATATACAAG GCTCTGCAGTTTGGCTGGCTTGATTTCTCCCAGTTTGATGTGGAGGAATACGAGCATTATGAG AGAGCAGAAAATGGAGATTTCAACTGGATTATTCCTGGGAAGTTCCTAGCCTTCAGCGGCCCTCATCCAAAAAGCAAAATAGAGAACG GTTACCCTCTCCATGCCCCCGAGGCCTACTTTCCTTATTTCAGGAAACACAACATCACAGCCATCGTCCGTCTCAACAAGAAGATGTACGATGCCAAGCGCTTCACTGACATGGGCTTTGAGCACCACGACCTCTTCTTCGTGGACGGAAGCACGCCAAATGATGCCATCGTCCGGAAGTTCCTCAACATCTGTGAGAATGCAGATGGAGCTATCGCTGTTCACTGCAAAG CGGGTCTGGGACGAACAGGCACTCTGATAGGCTGTTACATGATGAAGCACTACCGCCTGACTGCGTCTGAGGCCATCGCCTGGATGAGGATCTGCCGGCCAGGATCAGTCATCGGACCACAACAAAACTTTGTGGAAGA TAAGCAGATCAGCTTGTGGTCGGAGGGAGATGTTTTCCGGGAGAAGATGAACGAGCAGGAGAACGGCAAGCTGGCCGTCACCAGAATCCTGTCGGGGGTTGATGATATCACTATCAACGGCAGCAACAAAAGCAGGATGTCCATAAAGGAAGAGGCAGAACTG TATAGTGACGATGAGGAGAGGAATGGCATCACCCAGGGTGATAAACTGCGAGCCCTGAAGAGCAAGAGGCAGGCGAGAACAACTACAGGTTCCCTTTC ACAAGAAGAGAACAAGATTCACACCAGGTCCTCATCGCAGTCTTTAAG GATTCTCCTGCAGTCTAGTGGGCCTGATGCCTCAGACAATAGGAAGAGAACCAGAACCTCGCTGCCTGCCAACAGTGTGGGGGGCAG CTCCCCATGCAGCTCCAGACTAGCCAGGTCTCTAGGCAGCATGCATGTAGTGGCCAGCGACAGAGAGCCAGTGTGCTGTGAGTCCAGTGGCTGCCATAGAGACACAGCCAGCAACACAGGCAGCACAGGCAACCTACCCAACCTAAACATGCTGCAGGCCCCTCAGAAG TCACTCCATACCCAAAGCTAG
- the LOC118358542 gene encoding dual specificity protein phosphatase CDC14C-like isoform X5 produces the protein MKRKSEKRRPESRKKRFAAQREEAEPKSDIYISIISDQLYFAILQQKIKSTADRHFFCIDEELSYENFYADFGPLNLAMFYRFCCKLTKKLKSFTLAKKKIVFYTCGDNKKQANAAYLIGSYAVMHLQKTPEEAYSLLVSRNSTYLSFRDASFGTCMYNLNILDCLRAIYKALQFGWLDFSQFDVEEYEHYERAENGDFNWIIPGKFLAFSGPHPKSKIENGYPLHAPEAYFPYFRKHNITAIVRLNKKMYDAKRFTDMGFEHHDLFFVDGSTPNDAIVRKFLNICENADGAIAVHCKAGLGRTGTLIGCYMMKHYRLTASEAIAWMRICRPGSVIGPQQNFVEDKQISLWSEGDVFREKMNEQENGKLAVTRILSGVDDITINGSNKSRMSIKEEAELYSDDEERNGITQGDKLRALKSKRQARTTTGSLSQEENKIHTRSSSQSLRILLQSSGPDASDNRKRTRTSLPANSVGGRRTVSRGRKTRCSLQSMRFTRLCHSIPKARAPLLR, from the exons ATGAAGCGCAAAAGCGAGAAGAGGCGACCCGAGTCAAGGAAAAAGCGTTTTGCAGCTCAAAGAGAGGAGGCGGAGCCAAAGTCAGATATTTACATTAGTATAATATCAG aTCAACTGTATTTCGCCATACTGCAGCAGAAGATTAAAAGCACAGCTGACAGACATTTCTTCTGCATAGATGAAGAGCTGTCATATGAGAA cTTCTATGCAGACTTTGGCCCGCTCAACCTGGCCATGTTCTATCGCTTTTGTTGCAAACTCACTAAAAAGCTCAAG TCATTCACACTAGCAAAGAAGAAGATAGTCTTCTATACCTGTGGAGATAATAAGAAACAAGCCAATGCTGCCTATCTTATTGGTTCATATGCA GTGATGCATTTGCAGAAGACGCCAGAGGAAGCCTACAGTCTACTGGTGTCCAGGAACTCTACCTATCTGTccttcag AGATGCCTCTTTTGGAACATGTATGTACAATCTGAACATTCTAGACTGCCTGCGCGCCATATACAAG GCTCTGCAGTTTGGCTGGCTTGATTTCTCCCAGTTTGATGTGGAGGAATACGAGCATTATGAG AGAGCAGAAAATGGAGATTTCAACTGGATTATTCCTGGGAAGTTCCTAGCCTTCAGCGGCCCTCATCCAAAAAGCAAAATAGAGAACG GTTACCCTCTCCATGCCCCCGAGGCCTACTTTCCTTATTTCAGGAAACACAACATCACAGCCATCGTCCGTCTCAACAAGAAGATGTACGATGCCAAGCGCTTCACTGACATGGGCTTTGAGCACCACGACCTCTTCTTCGTGGACGGAAGCACGCCAAATGATGCCATCGTCCGGAAGTTCCTCAACATCTGTGAGAATGCAGATGGAGCTATCGCTGTTCACTGCAAAG CGGGTCTGGGACGAACAGGCACTCTGATAGGCTGTTACATGATGAAGCACTACCGCCTGACTGCGTCTGAGGCCATCGCCTGGATGAGGATCTGCCGGCCAGGATCAGTCATCGGACCACAACAAAACTTTGTGGAAGA TAAGCAGATCAGCTTGTGGTCGGAGGGAGATGTTTTCCGGGAGAAGATGAACGAGCAGGAGAACGGCAAGCTGGCCGTCACCAGAATCCTGTCGGGGGTTGATGATATCACTATCAACGGCAGCAACAAAAGCAGGATGTCCATAAAGGAAGAGGCAGAACTG TATAGTGACGATGAGGAGAGGAATGGCATCACCCAGGGTGATAAACTGCGAGCCCTGAAGAGCAAGAGGCAGGCGAGAACAACTACAGGTTCCCTTTC ACAAGAAGAGAACAAGATTCACACCAGGTCCTCATCGCAGTCTTTAAG GATTCTCCTGCAGTCTAGTGGGCCTGATGCCTCAGACAATAGGAAGAGAACCAGAACCTCGCTGCCTGCCAACAGTGTGGGGGGCAG ACGCACTGTGTCCAGAGGACGGAAAACTCGATGTTCTTTACAATCAATGCGCTTTACGAGACTATG TCACTCCATACCCAAAGCTAGAGCTCCTCTACTGCGCTGA
- the LOC118358542 gene encoding dual specificity protein phosphatase CDC14C-like isoform X2 produces MTEDNVTSKSIEIVKDQLYFAILQQKIKSTADRHFFCIDEELSYENFYADFGPLNLAMFYRFCCKLTKKLKSFTLAKKKIVFYTCGDNKKQANAAYLIGSYAVMHLQKTPEEAYSLLVSRNSTYLSFRDASFGTCMYNLNILDCLRAIYKALQFGWLDFSQFDVEEYEHYERAENGDFNWIIPGKFLAFSGPHPKSKIENGYPLHAPEAYFPYFRKHNITAIVRLNKKMYDAKRFTDMGFEHHDLFFVDGSTPNDAIVRKFLNICENADGAIAVHCKAGLGRTGTLIGCYMMKHYRLTASEAIAWMRICRPGSVIGPQQNFVEDKQISLWSEGDVFREKMNEQENGKLAVTRILSGVDDITINGSNKSRMSIKEEAELYSDDEERNGITQGDKLRALKSKRQARTTTGSLSQEENKIHTRSSSQSLRILLQSSGPDASDNRKRTRTSLPANSVGGSSPCSSRLARSLGSMHVVASDREPVCCESSGCHRDTASNTGSTGNLPNLNMLQAPQKTHCVQRTENSMFFTINALYETMSLHTQS; encoded by the exons ATGACCGAGGACAATGTCACAAGTAAAAGCATTGAAATCGTCAAAG aTCAACTGTATTTCGCCATACTGCAGCAGAAGATTAAAAGCACAGCTGACAGACATTTCTTCTGCATAGATGAAGAGCTGTCATATGAGAA cTTCTATGCAGACTTTGGCCCGCTCAACCTGGCCATGTTCTATCGCTTTTGTTGCAAACTCACTAAAAAGCTCAAG TCATTCACACTAGCAAAGAAGAAGATAGTCTTCTATACCTGTGGAGATAATAAGAAACAAGCCAATGCTGCCTATCTTATTGGTTCATATGCA GTGATGCATTTGCAGAAGACGCCAGAGGAAGCCTACAGTCTACTGGTGTCCAGGAACTCTACCTATCTGTccttcag AGATGCCTCTTTTGGAACATGTATGTACAATCTGAACATTCTAGACTGCCTGCGCGCCATATACAAG GCTCTGCAGTTTGGCTGGCTTGATTTCTCCCAGTTTGATGTGGAGGAATACGAGCATTATGAG AGAGCAGAAAATGGAGATTTCAACTGGATTATTCCTGGGAAGTTCCTAGCCTTCAGCGGCCCTCATCCAAAAAGCAAAATAGAGAACG GTTACCCTCTCCATGCCCCCGAGGCCTACTTTCCTTATTTCAGGAAACACAACATCACAGCCATCGTCCGTCTCAACAAGAAGATGTACGATGCCAAGCGCTTCACTGACATGGGCTTTGAGCACCACGACCTCTTCTTCGTGGACGGAAGCACGCCAAATGATGCCATCGTCCGGAAGTTCCTCAACATCTGTGAGAATGCAGATGGAGCTATCGCTGTTCACTGCAAAG CGGGTCTGGGACGAACAGGCACTCTGATAGGCTGTTACATGATGAAGCACTACCGCCTGACTGCGTCTGAGGCCATCGCCTGGATGAGGATCTGCCGGCCAGGATCAGTCATCGGACCACAACAAAACTTTGTGGAAGA TAAGCAGATCAGCTTGTGGTCGGAGGGAGATGTTTTCCGGGAGAAGATGAACGAGCAGGAGAACGGCAAGCTGGCCGTCACCAGAATCCTGTCGGGGGTTGATGATATCACTATCAACGGCAGCAACAAAAGCAGGATGTCCATAAAGGAAGAGGCAGAACTG TATAGTGACGATGAGGAGAGGAATGGCATCACCCAGGGTGATAAACTGCGAGCCCTGAAGAGCAAGAGGCAGGCGAGAACAACTACAGGTTCCCTTTC ACAAGAAGAGAACAAGATTCACACCAGGTCCTCATCGCAGTCTTTAAG GATTCTCCTGCAGTCTAGTGGGCCTGATGCCTCAGACAATAGGAAGAGAACCAGAACCTCGCTGCCTGCCAACAGTGTGGGGGGCAG CTCCCCATGCAGCTCCAGACTAGCCAGGTCTCTAGGCAGCATGCATGTAGTGGCCAGCGACAGAGAGCCAGTGTGCTGTGAGTCCAGTGGCTGCCATAGAGACACAGCCAGCAACACAGGCAGCACAGGCAACCTACCCAACCTAAACATGCTGCAGGCCCCTCAGAAG ACGCACTGTGTCCAGAGGACGGAAAACTCGATGTTCTTTACAATCAATGCGCTTTACGAGACTATG TCACTCCATACCCAAAGCTAG